One window from the genome of Alnus glutinosa chromosome 13, dhAlnGlut1.1, whole genome shotgun sequence encodes:
- the LOC133854689 gene encoding uncharacterized protein LOC133854689 isoform X1, whose protein sequence is MEAKEQSRKKKKQPWFWHWVIASAIFRLILIYFPKNFNIASRPEVSTPLTSLRRLAEGYWLKQSSMSPYAGSMYHGSPLLLSLLGPLTVQRIEGQPDHLLCSLVFVIADIINAMLIRASGQKLQMAYGQSLKLLGLFKLPEKSEIIPSGDIAALVYLWNPFTIVACVGLSTSPVENLAIILSLYGACTGLAPLAAFGWVMATHLSLYPVILIIPAILLLGYGPDTPPRKLFMPRRYIEVGDNPSEDREEWMDRPEIPHVFSWRPIIHFLFWTSLWSVYVLVLCGVSVKQYGGLWELFKRTYGFMLTVQDLSPNIGVLWYFFAEVFDFFRNFFLIVFHGNILFMILPLAIRLKHRPYFLAFVYIAISSMLKSYPSVGDSALYLGLLGLFVNELADMQFSFFLFCGYIGVSLLSPVMHNLWIWRGTGNANFYFATAMAYACLQIILVVESVSAMLNHDRKLRKLSLPELQAGKT, encoded by the exons ATGGAGGCTAAAGAGCAGagcaggaagaagaagaagcagccATGGTTTTGGCATTGGGTAATAGCCTCAGCCATTTTCAGACTCATCCTTATATACTTTCCCAAAAACTTCAACATCGCTTCTCGCCCCGAAGTCTCCACGCCTCTCACCAGCCTTCGCCGCC TGGCCGAGGGTTACTGGTTGAAACAGTCATCGATGTCTCCCTACGCAG GATCTATGTACCATGGCTCTCCATTGCTACTGTCACTTCTCGGGCCACTCACAGTCCAAAG AATCGAAGGGCAACCTGATCATCTTCTGTGCAG TTTGGTTTTTGTGATTGCAGATATTATCAATGCCATGCTCATTCGTGCTAGTGGCCAGAAACTTCAGATGGCATATGGTCAGAGTTTGAAACTTCTAGGCCTTTTTAAATTACCGGAAAAGTCAG AGATCATTCCTTCTGGAGATATTGCTGCTCTTGTGTACTTATGGAATCCTTTCACGATAGTCGCATGTGTGGGTTTGTCCACATCCCCAGTTGAAAATCTGGCCATCATTTTGTCCCTTTATGGAGCATGTACAG GACTAGCTCCCTTGGCTGCTTTTGGATGGGTCATGGCAACACATCTTTCCCTGTATCCTGTAATTCTGATTATTCCG GCGATTCTTTTATTAGGATATGGTCCAGATACTCCTCCTAGGAAATTGTTCATGCCACGAAGATACATTGAAGTTGGAGATAATCCTTCTGAAGATAGAGAGGAATGGATGGATCGACCAGAAATACCACATGTTTTCTCCTGGAGACCAATCATACATTTCTTATTCTGGACTTCTTTGTGGTCAGTCTATGTGTTAGTTCTATGTGGAGTATCTGTTAAACAGTATGGTGGTCTCTGGGAGTTGTTTAAAAG AACATACGGCTTCATGCTTACTGTGCAAGATCTGTCTCCTAATATCGGTGTCCTATG GTATTTCTTTGCGGAAGTTTTTGATTTCTTCAGAAATTTCTTTCTGATAGTTTTCCATGGGAATATTCTGTTTATGATACTGCCATTAGCCATACGGCTGAAACACCGCCCCTACTTTCTGGCTTTTGTGTACATTGCAATCTCTTCAATGCTTAAGTCTTATCCTTCC GTTGGAGATTCAGCTCTATACTTGGGTTTGCTGGGGTTGTTTGTTAACGAACTCGCAG ATATGCAATTCTCTTTCTTCCTGTTCTGTGGTTACATTGGGGTTTCTCTCCTTAGCCCTGTGATGCACAACCTATGGATATGGAGG GGTACTGGCAATGCAAACTTCTATTTTGCAACTGCAATGGCTTATGCTTGCTTGCAG ATTATTTTGGTGGTTGAGAGTGTAAGTGCCATGCTCAATCATGACAGAAAGCTGAGAAAGCTATCTCTACCAGAGCTTCAAGCTGGCAAAACTTAA
- the LOC133854689 gene encoding uncharacterized protein LOC133854689 isoform X2 — protein MALHCYCHFSGHSQSKESKGNLIIFCADIINAMLIRASGQKLQMAYGQSLKLLGLFKLPEKSEIIPSGDIAALVYLWNPFTIVACVGLSTSPVENLAIILSLYGACTGLAPLAAFGWVMATHLSLYPVILIIPAILLLGYGPDTPPRKLFMPRRYIEVGDNPSEDREEWMDRPEIPHVFSWRPIIHFLFWTSLWSVYVLVLCGVSVKQYGGLWELFKRTYGFMLTVQDLSPNIGVLWYFFAEVFDFFRNFFLIVFHGNILFMILPLAIRLKHRPYFLAFVYIAISSMLKSYPSVGDSALYLGLLGLFVNELADMQFSFFLFCGYIGVSLLSPVMHNLWIWRGTGNANFYFATAMAYACLQIILVVESVSAMLNHDRKLRKLSLPELQAGKT, from the exons ATGGCTCTCCATTGCTACTGTCACTTCTCGGGCCACTCACAGTCCAAAG AATCGAAGGGCAACCTGATCATCTTCTGTGCAG ATATTATCAATGCCATGCTCATTCGTGCTAGTGGCCAGAAACTTCAGATGGCATATGGTCAGAGTTTGAAACTTCTAGGCCTTTTTAAATTACCGGAAAAGTCAG AGATCATTCCTTCTGGAGATATTGCTGCTCTTGTGTACTTATGGAATCCTTTCACGATAGTCGCATGTGTGGGTTTGTCCACATCCCCAGTTGAAAATCTGGCCATCATTTTGTCCCTTTATGGAGCATGTACAG GACTAGCTCCCTTGGCTGCTTTTGGATGGGTCATGGCAACACATCTTTCCCTGTATCCTGTAATTCTGATTATTCCG GCGATTCTTTTATTAGGATATGGTCCAGATACTCCTCCTAGGAAATTGTTCATGCCACGAAGATACATTGAAGTTGGAGATAATCCTTCTGAAGATAGAGAGGAATGGATGGATCGACCAGAAATACCACATGTTTTCTCCTGGAGACCAATCATACATTTCTTATTCTGGACTTCTTTGTGGTCAGTCTATGTGTTAGTTCTATGTGGAGTATCTGTTAAACAGTATGGTGGTCTCTGGGAGTTGTTTAAAAG AACATACGGCTTCATGCTTACTGTGCAAGATCTGTCTCCTAATATCGGTGTCCTATG GTATTTCTTTGCGGAAGTTTTTGATTTCTTCAGAAATTTCTTTCTGATAGTTTTCCATGGGAATATTCTGTTTATGATACTGCCATTAGCCATACGGCTGAAACACCGCCCCTACTTTCTGGCTTTTGTGTACATTGCAATCTCTTCAATGCTTAAGTCTTATCCTTCC GTTGGAGATTCAGCTCTATACTTGGGTTTGCTGGGGTTGTTTGTTAACGAACTCGCAG ATATGCAATTCTCTTTCTTCCTGTTCTGTGGTTACATTGGGGTTTCTCTCCTTAGCCCTGTGATGCACAACCTATGGATATGGAGG GGTACTGGCAATGCAAACTTCTATTTTGCAACTGCAATGGCTTATGCTTGCTTGCAG ATTATTTTGGTGGTTGAGAGTGTAAGTGCCATGCTCAATCATGACAGAAAGCTGAGAAAGCTATCTCTACCAGAGCTTCAAGCTGGCAAAACTTAA